The Longimicrobium sp. genome segment CACGCAAGCTGCCGATGCCGGACACGCTGATGGGCCGGCTGCTGCAGTTCGTCGTCGCGCACGAGGTCGGACACACCCTCGGCCTCCAGCACGACCAGATCGGCAGCTCGACCTACCCCGCCGACAGCGTTCGCAGCGCGAGCTGGGTGCGCCGCATGGGGCACAGCCCGAGCATCATGGACTACTCGCGCTTCAACTACGTGGCGCAGCCGGAAGACCGCATCCCGCTGGAAGACATCGTTCCGCGGGTGGGGCCGTACGACAAGTACGCCATCATGTGGGGGTACAAGCCCATCCCCGGCGCGCGCACCAGCGACGAGGAGCGCCCCACGCTGGAGCGGTGGTCGCGGATGCAGGACACGGTGCCCTGGTACCGCTTCTCGGCCAACAACGAGTACGGCGCCTTCGGCACGCAGAGCGAGGCGGTAGGCGACGCGGACCCGGTGAAGTCCACGACCCTGGGCTTCCGCAACCTCGCGCGGGTCGTGGGCTACATCCCCGCCGCCAGCACGCGCCCGGGTGAGGACAACTCCGACATGCGCGAGCTGTACGACCGCACCGTGCAGCAGTGGTCCACCGAGGCCAACCACGTGGCGACCATGGTGGCCGGCGGAACGGTGCAGTACAAGTCGGGGAGCCAGCCCGGCGCGGTGTACGCGCCCATGCCGGCGGCGCGCCAGATGGAGGCGGTGCGGTTCCTGAACGAGAACGTCTTCCGCACGCCGCAGTACCTGATCCGGCCCGACATCGCCAGCCGCATCGAGGCGGGGGGAATGATCAACCGCATCAACGCCGCGCAGGTGCGGGTGCTCAACACCCTGATGGACGACGGACGCCTGAACCGCCTGCTGGAGCAGGAGGCCCTGGGCCGCACGCGCGACCTGGTGTACCCGCTGGGGAACATGCTGGGCGACGTGCGCCGCGGCATCTGGTCGGAAATCGGCACGGCGCGCCCGGTGATCGACCCGTACCGGCGCGAGCTGCAGATGGACTACCTGGCGCTGATCGACCGCAAGCTGAACCCGCCGGAGACGCCGGCCGGCGCCACGCCGCAGCCCACGTTCCCGGGTGCGCCGCGCGTGATGCCGCTGTCGGAAGACGCCAAGTCGCAGCTTCGCGGCGAGCTGGTGTCGCTGCGGACGGAGCTCACGCGCAGCCTGCCGCGCGCGGGCGACCGCGCCACCACGCTGCACCTGCAGGGCGCGATCAACCGGATCAGCGACATCCTGGATCCGAACGACTGACGCGGACCGTGCGTCGCCGTCAGGCGCACGGACGGAGTCAGGTAGACGCGGCAGCCGCGGACGATCTCGTCCGCGGCTGCTCCTTTTCCACCGAGGCGCACGGGCAGTCCGCCGGGCGTGGGGCAAATCCTGACGGAGATTCCGGATCTTCTCCTATGCGCGTGGGGAGGTGCTGGAGGGTATCGTAGGGGAGCAGGTGATGGATGCCGTTGCGCTCACAGCCCGCTCGTGGAGATGCAGATGATGGACGACACCGCCGTCGCCCGGCCGAATGCCTGGATCATCCTCGCCGGCCATCCCGACGCGCCGGCACACCTGACGTTCGAGCGCTTCTCGCGGTGGTCGCGGCTGTCGCGAACGATGTTGTGGGCGTTTACGTGGTTCGTGTCGACCGTGGCGACGTTCCTCATCACCGCCTTCGACCCGTTCATGACGCTCATGCCCTTCTTCGTGGGCGCCGTGATGACGTTCAGAAGCTGGCAAGGCAGGTTCCGGGTAACCGCGTTCCAGGGCGCCTGCCCCCGCTGCAACAAGCCCATCGAGATCAAGCCCGGCTCGCGGATCGCATCGCCGCATCCCCTCGTGTGCTACGGCTGCCACTTCGAGCCGACGCTTCACCTGGCGGCCTGAGTCAGCCCACGCACTGGTAGAGGAGAACCAGCGCCACCAGGGGGATGATGATGTGCGTGAGCAGGCGGGTGGGGTGCGTCCATTCGACGATGTGGTAGCACCGGTCGCACCAGGCGCCGGTGTAGGGCACCGGGCCGGGAAAGTGCCGCGTGTGCCCCGCCCCGCCGCATCGCTCGCAGGTGCCGCAGCTGGTGTCGCCGTCGCCGCAGTAGCAGCCGCGCGCGTTCTCCATCATCGTCCGTCCAGCAGGGCCTCCAGCCGCGCGATCAGCTCCGCCTGCGCGGGGTTGATCTTTTCGCGCGCCGCGTCCGGCGTGAACCAGGCGCAGCGGTCCACTTCGGGAAAGGTCAGCCACCGTCCCGAGCCGCGCGGCCACTCGGTGCGGATCTCGTTGCTGGTGACGGCCTCCGCGTCCGCGTCTCCCTCCCACGCCCAGGCGTGAACCGTTTTCTCCGCCTTCTGCCGGATGGCCCCCAGCGGCAGGTACGGCTCGGCCGGCACGATCCCAGTCTCTTCCTGGAACTCCCGGCGCGCCGCCGCCAGCGGCTCTTCGCCCTCGTTCACCTCGCCCTTGGGAAGGGTCCAGGCGCCCGCGTCCTTGTTCTTCCAGAACGGGCCGCCGGGGTGGGCGAGAAACACCTCCAGTCCGTTCGGACCGCGCCGGAAGAGCAGCATCCCGGCGCTCTCGGTGGCGCGCTTCGCCATCAGCGGGCCTGCGGAAACTGGCTCACCGTGGCGGCTCGGGTGCCGCGTTCGCGCTGTCCCGCTGGTACTCCACCACTTTCACATTCCTCCCGGCGCGCGCCGTCACCGGACAAGCGTTCGGAATGGGAACCGGGGTGCCCGTCGATTCGGATCGTGGGATCGCGGCGGTATACGGAAGCGATCCGCCGGGCGCAATCGGCATGCGGTCGTTCGTCTGGCACGCCGTGCCGCGGAACGAGGCGATCGCCGCGCCCTTCCTGGCGGCGCTCGGCACTTCGAGGCGGCGGACGAGCTTCCCGGCCTCGTCGGCGGGCGCGGGCGGTGGCGTCTGGCGCGTTGCGCAGCCGACCGCGACCAACAGCATGAGCAGGGCGGGACGTTGCATGAGAGACCTCCGCGACAGGTTCATCACGTCAATCTGCCGATTGGATCAGGTGCCGAGCCGGGAGCTTTGTTGCACTGGATCACAGTTCCCGCTCCATCGGCACGAAGGGCACGCCGACGCCGTCGGGGAGCGTATCGATAATGCGCTCGCCCGCCACGAAGCCGAAGGCGCGGTACAGCGGCTCGCCGGGTAGGGTGGACATCAGCGCCAGGCGCCGGAACCCTGCCGCGCTCGCCGCGTCCACGCACGCCTTCATGATCGCCGAAGCGATGCCCCGCCGCGCCCATGCAGGGTGTACGAAGAAAGCGCGGATGCGCGCCGCTTCGCGCGCGGGGTCCAGCGGTGGATCGTCGGCCGCTTTCATCTGGTCGCCGCCGTACAGCGTCCGCCGCCAGCTCCACCCGCCGCAGGCCACGATCTCGCCCTGCGCCTCCGCGACGAAGTAGGTGCCGTCGGCGATCAGCTGCGTGTCTGGCCCGAAGACGTAACGGATGGCGCTGCTTGCCTGCTCGGGCGTGTAGAAGCCAGCGCTGAGCGCCTCGGCCGAGAGCGGAATCAGCTCGCGGATGGCGGGCAGGTCGGCGGGCGTGGCAAGGCGCAGCGTGAACACGGCGTCAGTCTTGTCCGTCGGCGAGCGGGAGCGTCATCACGCGATCAGTTTGCACGTCGCTGCCCACGACGAAGGTCGTGGAGCCCACGTCCGTGAACCCGCACTTTTCGTAAAAGGCGATGCCGCGCGGGTTGCGCTCCCACACCTGTAGCCAAACCACGTCCCCGCCCATCGCCCGCGCGGCGGCGATGGTTTCGGCCATGAGCTGCCGGGCTGCGCCACGGCCGTGGAACGGAGTGTC includes the following:
- a CDS encoding zinc-dependent metalloprotease; the protein is RKLPMPDTLMGRLLQFVVAHEVGHTLGLQHDQIGSSTYPADSVRSASWVRRMGHSPSIMDYSRFNYVAQPEDRIPLEDIVPRVGPYDKYAIMWGYKPIPGARTSDEERPTLERWSRMQDTVPWYRFSANNEYGAFGTQSEAVGDADPVKSTTLGFRNLARVVGYIPAASTRPGEDNSDMRELYDRTVQQWSTEANHVATMVAGGTVQYKSGSQPGAVYAPMPAARQMEAVRFLNENVFRTPQYLIRPDIASRIEAGGMINRINAAQVRVLNTLMDDGRLNRLLEQEALGRTRDLVYPLGNMLGDVRRGIWSEIGTARPVIDPYRRELQMDYLALIDRKLNPPETPAGATPQPTFPGAPRVMPLSEDAKSQLRGELVSLRTELTRSLPRAGDRATTLHLQGAINRISDILDPND
- a CDS encoding NUDIX domain-containing protein, with the protein product MAKRATESAGMLLFRRGPNGLEVFLAHPGGPFWKNKDAGAWTLPKGEVNEGEEPLAAARREFQEETGIVPAEPYLPLGAIRQKAEKTVHAWAWEGDADAEAVTSNEIRTEWPRGSGRWLTFPEVDRCAWFTPDAAREKINPAQAELIARLEALLDGR
- a CDS encoding GNAT family N-acetyltransferase translates to MFTLRLATPADLPAIRELIPLSAEALSAGFYTPEQASSAIRYVFGPDTQLIADGTYFVAEAQGEIVACGGWSWRRTLYGGDQMKAADDPPLDPAREAARIRAFFVHPAWARRGIASAIMKACVDAASAAGFRRLALMSTLPGEPLYRAFGFVAGERIIDTLPDGVGVPFVPMEREL